Proteins encoded within one genomic window of Candidatus Desulfofervidus auxilii:
- the tuf gene encoding elongation factor Tu has translation MGKERFERTKPHVNVGTIGHVDHGKSTLTSAITKVLSFRGLARFVPFEEIDKAPEEKARGITIQLAHIEYETEKRHYAHVDCPGHADYIKNMITGAAQMDGAILVVSAADGPMPQTREHVLLARQVNVPYIVVYMNKVDMVEDEELLELVELEVRELLSEYEFPGDEVPVIRGSALRALESESDDPDAEEYRSIWELLGALDEYIPEPVRDVEKPFLMPIEDIFSITGRGTVVTGRIERGRIKVGDEVELVGLGAHRRTVVTGVEMFRKVLDEGVAGDNVGLLLRGVEKDEVERGMVVSAPGSITPHVEFEGEVYVLTKEEGGRHTPFFVGYRPQFYFRTTDVTGEVVGLPEGVEMVMPGDNVRLRVRLIEDVALEEGLRFAIREGGKTVGAGVVTKIIE, from the coding sequence ATGGGCAAGGAGAGGTTCGAGAGGACGAAGCCGCATGTGAATGTAGGGACGATAGGGCATGTAGACCACGGCAAGAGTACGCTCACGAGTGCTATAACTAAGGTATTAAGTTTTAGGGGATTGGCGAGGTTTGTTCCTTTTGAGGAGATAGACAAGGCACCTGAGGAGAAGGCTCGAGGGATAACGATACAGTTGGCTCACATAGAGTATGAGACGGAGAAGAGGCATTATGCACATGTGGATTGTCCTGGTCATGCGGACTACATCAAGAACATGATAACGGGGGCAGCCCAGATGGATGGGGCGATATTGGTGGTGAGTGCGGCGGATGGTCCTATGCCTCAGACGAGGGAGCATGTATTGTTGGCGCGTCAGGTGAATGTTCCTTATATAGTAGTATACATGAACAAGGTGGACATGGTAGAGGATGAGGAGTTGTTGGAGTTGGTGGAGTTGGAGGTAAGGGAGTTGTTGAGCGAGTATGAGTTTCCGGGTGATGAGGTTCCGGTTATAAGGGGTAGTGCGTTGAGGGCTTTGGAGAGCGAGAGTGATGATCCTGATGCGGAGGAGTATAGGAGCATATGGGAGTTGTTGGGTGCTTTGGACGAGTATATACCTGAGCCAGTGAGGGATGTAGAGAAGCCTTTTTTGATGCCGATAGAGGACATATTTAGCATAACGGGTAGGGGTACGGTGGTGACTGGTAGGATAGAGAGGGGAAGGATAAAGGTGGGTGATGAGGTGGAGTTGGTAGGGTTGGGAGCGCATAGGAGGACGGTTGTGACGGGTGTAGAGATGTTCAGGAAGGTATTGGACGAGGGGGTAGCGGGAGACAATGTTGGGTTGTTGTTGAGGGGGGTAGAGAAGGATGAGGTGGAAAGGGGTATGGTGGTGTCTGCGCCGGGTAGTATAACTCCGCATGTGGAGTTTGAGGGGGAGGTATATGTGTTGACGAAGGAGGAGGGGGGTAGGCATACGCCGTTTTTCGTGGGGTATCGTCCGCAGTTTTACTTTAGGACGACGGATGTGACGGGAGAGGTTGTTGGGTTGCCAGAGGGTGTAGAGATGGTGATGCCAGGGGATAATGTTAGGTTGCGAGTGAGGTTGATAGAGGATGTAGCTTTGGAGGAGGGTTTGAGGTTTGCGATAAGGGAGGGTGGTAAGACTGTAGGTGCTGGTGTCGTTACTAAGATAATAGAGTAG
- the rpmG gene encoding 50S ribosomal protein L33 yields MPRELVILACTECKRRNYTTTKNRRLHSGRIEQKKYCRFCRKHTLHRETR; encoded by the coding sequence GTGCCCCGGGAGCTTGTGATATTGGCCTGCACGGAGTGCAAGCGAAGGAATTATACGACCACCAAGAACCGAAGGTTACATTCGGGACGTATAGAGCAAAAGAAGTACTGTCGTTTCTGTAGGAAGCACACCCTACATAGGGAAACCCGTTAG
- the secE gene encoding preprotein translocase subunit SecE: MRKKETKKFSAQVIKEVKGSGLNWFEKIKQFLREVKVETKKVTWPSRREIISSTIVVIAFIIMVAAYFGIIDVIYTAIIGKFLG, encoded by the coding sequence ATGAGGAAAAAAGAGACAAAAAAATTTTCTGCACAAGTAATAAAGGAAGTAAAAGGGTCTGGTTTAAATTGGTTTGAAAAAATTAAACAATTTTTACGTGAAGTAAAAGTAGAAACAAAAAAAGTAACCTGGCCTAGCAGACGTGAGATTATAAGCTCAACAATAGTAGTTATTGCTTTTATTATTATGGTAGCTGCTTATTTTGGTATTATTGATGTGATTTATACGGCTATTATTGGAAAATTTTTAGGTTAA
- the nusG gene encoding transcription termination/antitermination protein NusG produces MAFKWYIVHTYSGFEEKVKIWLEERVRNEKDERVKRCFKEVLVPTEKVIELVKGEKVTSSRKFYPGYILVCLDFDQDEEVRSLLWHLVRRTPKVTGFVGGKNPIPVPEEEVERIKAQIEERAKKPKPKFTLEKGDQVRIVDGPFTNFTGRIDEVFPDRGKVRVLISIFGRETPVELDAIQLAKI; encoded by the coding sequence ATGGCTTTTAAGTGGTATATTGTTCATACATATTCAGGTTTTGAAGAAAAAGTAAAAATATGGCTAGAGGAACGTGTTAGAAATGAAAAGGATGAAAGAGTAAAAAGGTGTTTTAAAGAAGTATTGGTGCCTACAGAGAAGGTGATTGAATTAGTAAAAGGGGAAAAAGTAACTTCTTCAAGAAAATTTTATCCTGGTTATATACTTGTATGTTTGGATTTTGACCAGGATGAAGAAGTAAGGAGTCTTCTTTGGCATTTAGTGAGAAGAACACCTAAAGTGACAGGATTTGTTGGGGGTAAAAATCCTATACCTGTGCCAGAAGAAGAGGTAGAAAGAATAAAAGCACAAATTGAAGAAAGGGCTAAAAAACCTAAACCAAAATTTACTTTAGAAAAAGGAGATCAAGTAAGGATTGTAGATGGGCCTTTTACAAATTTTACTGGGCGTATAGATGAAGTATTTCCAGACCGAGGAAAAGTAAGAGTACTTATTAGTATTTTTGGTCGAGAAACACCAGTAGAACTTGATGCCATCCAATTGGCAAAAATATAA
- the rplK gene encoding 50S ribosomal protein L11: MAKKVIATIRLQIPGGQATPSPPVGPALGQHGVNIMEFCKAFNARTKDQEGVIIPVVITVYADRSFTFITKTPPASVLLKQAAQIVKGAHATKREVVGKITRKQLEEIAKKKWPDLTAATFEAAVKTIEGTAKSMGIEIVD; the protein is encoded by the coding sequence ATGGCTAAGAAAGTTATTGCTACTATACGTTTGCAAATTCCAGGAGGGCAAGCAACACCATCTCCTCCTGTTGGCCCAGCATTAGGACAACATGGTGTAAATATTATGGAATTTTGCAAAGCATTTAATGCTCGAACAAAGGATCAAGAAGGAGTGATTATTCCTGTAGTAATTACAGTTTATGCTGATCGCTCATTTACATTTATCACAAAAACACCACCAGCTTCGGTACTTTTAAAACAAGCAGCTCAAATTGTAAAAGGGGCTCATGCTACTAAAAGAGAGGTGGTTGGTAAAATCACACGAAAACAGCTTGAAGAAATTGCAAAGAAAAAATGGCCAGATCTTACTGCTGCTACATTTGAAGCTGCAGTAAAAACAATTGAGGGAACAGCAAAAAGTATGGGAATTGAAATTGTGGATTAA
- the rplA gene encoding 50S ribosomal protein L1, producing MAKHGKRYIEAKKKIESGKAYHIEDAIKLALETATAKFDETVEVAINLGVDPRHADQMVRGAVVLPHGTGKKVKVLVFAQGEKEKEAQEAGADYVGGEELIKKIEEGWLDFDKAVSTPDMMSKVSKIGKILGPRGLMPSSKTGTVTFDVAKAIKELKGGKIDFKVDKGGVIHAPIGKVSFGEQKLLENFKTLYEAILRLKPASAKGTYIKGVTISTTMGPGVKVDTSSLRDLVS from the coding sequence ATGGCAAAGCATGGCAAAAGATATATAGAGGCGAAAAAAAAGATAGAGTCAGGAAAAGCTTATCATATTGAAGATGCCATAAAACTTGCTTTAGAAACTGCCACAGCTAAGTTTGATGAAACAGTAGAAGTAGCTATTAATTTGGGAGTAGATCCAAGGCATGCTGATCAGATGGTGAGGGGAGCAGTAGTATTACCTCATGGAACAGGTAAAAAAGTAAAAGTATTAGTATTTGCACAAGGTGAAAAAGAAAAAGAAGCACAGGAAGCTGGAGCTGATTATGTAGGAGGTGAAGAGTTAATTAAGAAGATAGAAGAAGGATGGTTAGATTTTGATAAGGCAGTATCTACACCTGATATGATGAGTAAAGTAAGTAAAATAGGAAAAATCCTTGGTCCAAGAGGTCTTATGCCTAGTTCTAAAACTGGTACAGTAACATTTGATGTAGCTAAGGCTATAAAGGAATTAAAGGGTGGGAAAATTGATTTTAAGGTAGATAAAGGTGGAGTAATTCATGCCCCTATTGGCAAGGTATCCTTTGGTGAACAAAAATTATTAGAAAATTTTAAGACTTTATATGAAGCAATTTTAAGACTTAAACCGGCTAGTGCTAAAGGCACATATATTAAAGGAGTAACAATTTCAACTACTATGGGGCCAGGTGTTAAAGTAGATACAAGCTCACTAAGAGATCTTGTAAGTTAA
- the rplJ gene encoding 50S ribosomal protein L10 codes for MLSRAEKEILVQELNQKLKKAKAVVLTDFKGLKVEEINELRKKFREAEVEYRVVKNTLIRLAAQDTPLEEIKEKIVGPNALAISYTDPVVLAKLLVEFKKKFNLFDLKSGFLEGKIIMPEDIEALAKLPSREVLLAQLLSILGTAPRQFVNILYGIIAKFLYVLEAIKQEKEKQNKEV; via the coding sequence TTGCTAAGTCGGGCAGAAAAAGAAATATTGGTGCAAGAACTTAATCAAAAGTTAAAAAAGGCTAAAGCTGTAGTGCTTACTGATTTTAAAGGTCTTAAAGTAGAAGAGATAAATGAATTGAGAAAGAAATTTCGAGAAGCTGAAGTGGAATATCGAGTTGTAAAGAATACTTTAATTCGTTTAGCAGCTCAAGATACACCTCTTGAGGAAATTAAAGAAAAGATTGTTGGTCCAAATGCTTTAGCAATTTCTTATACTGACCCAGTAGTTTTAGCCAAACTTTTAGTAGAGTTTAAAAAGAAATTTAATCTTTTTGATTTAAAAAGTGGTTTTTTAGAAGGAAAAATTATAATGCCCGAAGATATAGAAGCTTTAGCAAAATTGCCAAGCAGAGAAGTATTATTGGCACAACTTCTCAGCATACTTGGGACAGCGCCAAGGCAGTTTGTAAATATACTTTATGGAATTATTGCCAAATTCCTATATGTTTTAGAGGCAATTAAGCAAGAAAAAGAAAAACAAAATAAGGAGGTTTAA
- the rplL gene encoding 50S ribosomal protein L7/L12 encodes MEKQITKEDVIEFISNMTVLELSQLIKELEEKFGVQAAAPVAAVAAAPAPGAAAPEAEAAPAKTEFDVILTSAGDKKIQVIKVVRAITGLGLKEAKELVDNVPKPVKEGISKEEAEDIKKKLEEAGASVEIK; translated from the coding sequence ATGGAGAAACAGATTACAAAAGAGGATGTTATTGAGTTTATCTCAAACATGACTGTATTGGAATTGTCCCAGTTGATTAAGGAACTTGAAGAAAAATTTGGTGTCCAGGCAGCAGCACCAGTGGCAGCAGTTGCTGCTGCTCCAGCTCCAGGAGCAGCTGCACCTGAAGCTGAAGCAGCACCGGCAAAAACAGAATTTGATGTCATCTTGACAAGTGCAGGAGATAAGAAAATTCAAGTAATTAAAGTTGTAAGAGCTATTACTGGTTTAGGTTTAAAGGAAGCTAAAGAATTAGTAGATAATGTACCTAAACCAGTGAAAGAAGGTATTTCTAAAGAAGAAGCAGAAGATATTAAGAAAAAACTTGAAGAAGCAGGAGCAAGTGTTGAAATAAAATAA